The Triticum aestivum cultivar Chinese Spring chromosome 7B, IWGSC CS RefSeq v2.1, whole genome shotgun sequence genome window below encodes:
- the LOC123160691 gene encoding protein SHI RELATED SEQUENCE 1 — translation MAGFPLGGGGHHSRGGRDDDGSHPPGINPSSSSSAAAFLYATTPSRGGFQLWQGQPQPQHEQQQHPFYGGASSSIIRFADDPAASGSSSRCGGRGSGAGTISCQDCGNQAKKDCPHMRCRTCCKSRGFDCATHVKSTWVPAARRRERHHQQPQGQASAEPFKRPREGGQPSSATPTTTSSGEHQQQMMAADRFPREVSSEAVFRCVRLGPVDEAEAEVAYQTTVSIGGHVFKGILHDVGPDTSITGGTRAGHHAAEGSSPSTAAAGGAEGGSGSTGAAAVSSSAVVMDPYPTPGPYGAYGGAPFFHGHHPR, via the exons ATGGCGGGATTCCCTCTAGGCGGAGGAGGCCACCACAGCCGCGGCGGACGCGACGACGACGGCAGCCACCCTCCCGGCATCAAcccctcgtcgtcttcctctgcggCCGCCTTCCTCTACGCCACCACCCCATCGCGCGGCGGGTTCCAGCTATGGCAGGGGCAGCCACAGCCGCAGCACGAGCAGCAGCAGCACCCGTTCTACGGCGGCGCCTCCTCCAGCATCATCCGCTTCGCCGATGACCCGGCCGCCTCCGGGTCTTCGTCGCGGTGCGGAGGGAGAGGGTCTGGGGCGGGCACAATCAGCTGCCAGGACTGCGGCAACCAGGCCAAGAAGGACTGCCCCCACATGCGCTGCCGCACCTGCTGCAAGAGCCGCGGCTTCGACTGCGCCACCCACGTCAAGTCGACGTGGgtccctgccgcccgccgccgcgagcGACATCACCAGCAGCCGCAGGGGCAGGCCTCCGCCGAGCCGTTCAAGCGCCCTCGCGAAGGCGGCCAGCCCTCCTCCGCCACGCCTACCACTACTTCTTCAG GGGAGCATCAGCAGCAGATGATGGCGGCCGACAGGTTCCCGCGGGAGGTGAGCTCAGAGGCAGTGTTCCGCTGTGTGCGGCTGGGCCCGGTCGACGAAGCCGAGGCCGAGGTGGCGTACCAGACCACCGTCAGCATCGGCGGCCACGTCTTCAAGGGCATCCTGCACGACGTAGGCCCAGACACCTCCATCACCGGCGGGACCCGCGCCGGCCACCACGCCGCCGAAGGTTCCTCCCCAAGCACGGCAGCTGCTGGCGGCGCCGAAGGAGGCAGCGGATCTACGGGTGCCGCCGCAGTGTCGTCATCAGCTGTGGTGATGGACCCGTATCCCACGCCCGGCCCGTACGGTGCTTACGGCGGCGCGCCATTCTTCCACGGCCACCACCCGAGGTGA